The genomic DNA ATATAGCCGGCGCCGCCGGTTACTAAAATAGTCATAGTCATCCTTTATATAAGTAAAAATAAAAACAGAAAATATCTTACTACTCAATTCCAATAAACTTATGTGTCTGCAAAGATAAGCGCCAATTGTTTGCAATACAGGCATCAATACACAATTGAGTAGCCCGAGTTTGCTGACTAATAGGTTGTAAACAAACTAGCACGCTTTGCTTATTTTGCATGCGATTCAGCAATGCTTGCAGATTATCTATATCTCGCTCTCTAGCTACCGGATGCTTAATTTCATTTGTTCGCTCTAATGCGTCAATTAACACCGTTTTACCACCTTGCATGGCGACTTTTGGTGATACTGTCACCCAGGTTTCTGGCGCAACTCGAATTGGGTAGGTGCCACTGGTTTCTAGCTGCACCGAATATCCCGCTTGAATTAAGACGCCTGTTAACTCAGTTAAGTCGTACATGGCAGGCTCTCCGCCAGTAATCACGATATGTTTTGCACTGTACTGAGTGAGTAAATCACAAAGCTGCTGGGCAGAAAGTTTCGCCCAACGAGCGGTATCACCACTCACCCCAATAATTTGCTCACTACTCACTTGGTCATCGGGGGAAACCTGCCAAGTATGTTTAGTATCACACCAAGAACAGCCTACGTCACATCCTTGTAAGCGAATAAAAACAGCGGCAACCCCGGTGTGGAAACCTTCACCT from Agarivorans gilvus includes the following:
- the queE gene encoding 7-carboxy-7-deazaguanine synthase QueE — its product is MSKQALPVNEIFETIQGEGFHTGVAAVFIRLQGCDVGCSWCDTKHTWQVSPDDQVSSEQIIGVSGDTARWAKLSAQQLCDLLTQYSAKHIVITGGEPAMYDLTELTGVLIQAGYSVQLETSGTYPIRVAPETWVTVSPKVAMQGGKTVLIDALERTNEIKHPVARERDIDNLQALLNRMQNKQSVLVCLQPISQQTRATQLCIDACIANNWRLSLQTHKFIGIE